A single Acidaminococcus sp. DNA region contains:
- a CDS encoding NCS2 family permease yields MEEMLDRVFHLKENHTSARTEIVAGITTFMTMAYILIVNPSILSATGMDKGALLTTTALASALGTLFMAIFANYPFALAPGMGLNAYFAYTVVLQMGYSWQMALAAVFVEGVVFILLSLTNIREAIFNAIPLTLKKAISVGIGLFIAFIGLLNAKIVVANPATKVSLFSFTKSMADGSFHSVGITVVIALIGILFTAYLMIKNVRGNILFGILGTWVLGMICQATGLYVPNPKLGAFSVFPDFSGGAAAFVPLNPMPVWGQLDFTRVFSLDFFAVIFAFLFVDLFDTLGTLIGVASKSNMLDKDGRLPHIKGALMADSCATCAGALMGTSTVTTFVESAAGVAEGGRTGLTAVTVSVLFVLSLFLSPFFMAIPSFATAPALIVVGFLMFSSITKIDMTDLSEAIPAYIAIIAMPFCYSISEGISFGVISYTILNLLTGHGYKISPLMYVLTLLFIGKYIML; encoded by the coding sequence ATGGAAGAAATGTTAGACCGTGTTTTCCATCTAAAGGAAAACCACACTTCCGCACGAACGGAAATCGTTGCCGGAATTACTACCTTCATGACGATGGCTTACATTCTCATCGTCAACCCGTCCATTCTGAGTGCCACCGGTATGGACAAAGGAGCCCTGCTCACGACGACAGCGCTCGCTTCTGCCCTGGGCACTCTCTTCATGGCCATCTTTGCCAATTATCCCTTTGCACTGGCGCCCGGCATGGGGCTTAATGCCTACTTTGCCTACACCGTAGTACTGCAGATGGGCTACTCCTGGCAAATGGCACTGGCTGCTGTCTTTGTCGAAGGTGTTGTCTTCATCCTGCTGTCCTTGACCAACATTCGCGAAGCTATCTTCAATGCAATTCCGCTGACGCTTAAAAAAGCGATTTCCGTCGGCATTGGTTTGTTTATTGCTTTCATCGGTCTGTTAAATGCAAAGATTGTCGTCGCGAACCCCGCCACCAAAGTTTCCCTGTTTTCCTTTACAAAATCCATGGCTGACGGTTCCTTCCACAGTGTCGGCATCACCGTCGTCATCGCCCTTATCGGCATCCTTTTTACGGCCTATCTCATGATTAAAAATGTCCGCGGCAATATTCTTTTTGGTATTCTCGGTACCTGGGTCCTCGGCATGATCTGCCAGGCCACCGGCTTGTATGTACCAAATCCGAAGCTGGGCGCTTTCAGCGTATTTCCCGATTTTTCCGGCGGGGCTGCTGCTTTTGTTCCTTTGAATCCCATGCCGGTCTGGGGACAGCTCGATTTTACCCGCGTCTTCTCCCTTGATTTCTTTGCCGTTATCTTTGCTTTCCTCTTTGTCGATCTGTTTGATACCCTGGGTACGCTCATCGGCGTAGCTTCCAAGAGCAACATGCTTGACAAAGACGGCCGTCTGCCGCATATCAAGGGCGCCCTGATGGCTGACTCCTGTGCTACGTGCGCCGGTGCTCTCATGGGAACCAGTACGGTTACAACCTTCGTGGAAAGCGCCGCCGGTGTAGCTGAAGGCGGCCGCACGGGACTGACTGCAGTCACTGTATCAGTGCTCTTCGTACTTTCCCTGTTCCTCTCCCCGTTCTTTATGGCTATCCCGTCCTTTGCAACGGCTCCGGCTCTGATTGTTGTCGGCTTCCTGATGTTCTCTTCCATCACAAAAATTGATATGACGGATCTGTCCGAAGCCATTCCTGCCTACATCGCTATTATTGCGATGCCGTTCTGCTACAGTATTTCCGAAGGTATTTCCTTTGGTGTCATTTCCTACACGATCTTGAACCTCCTGACAGGGCATGGATATAAGATCAGTCCGCTGATGTATGTTTTGACGCTGCTTTTTATTGGCAAGTACATTATGTTGTAA
- a CDS encoding YeiH family protein — translation MNAKFPGILLCLVIAVPAWLLGKLFPIIGGPIIAIIFGMIAAPLIKNRERVGAGISFTSKYILQTAVVLLGVGLNLGIVLATGRQSLPIIVCTISTSLIIAYVLQKAMDVDSNKAILIGVGSSICGGSAIAATAPVIHANDEEVAQAMSTIFFFNVLAAIFFPMLGTALGMDTLSGEGFGIFAGTAVNDTSSVTATAATWDSMWNLGTQTLDKAVTVKLTRTLAIIPITVILAWYRSRKAQTGSEGVSVKSVFPMFILYFVIASIITTVCSGMGVPASFFAPLKTLSKFFIVLAMAAIGLNTNLVTLIKKGGKPIFLGACCWLGITVMSLFMQHVMGLW, via the coding sequence CTGTCTTGTGATCGCTGTTCCAGCCTGGCTGCTCGGAAAGCTTTTTCCTATTATCGGCGGTCCTATTATTGCCATCATCTTTGGCATGATCGCAGCTCCTCTGATTAAAAATAGGGAGCGCGTCGGTGCCGGTATTTCTTTTACGTCAAAATATATCCTGCAGACGGCAGTCGTGCTGCTGGGGGTTGGCCTGAATCTCGGCATTGTCCTGGCAACCGGCCGGCAGTCTCTTCCCATTATTGTCTGCACAATTTCAACTTCGCTGATTATTGCCTATGTGCTTCAGAAGGCCATGGATGTGGATTCCAATAAAGCCATCCTGATCGGCGTCGGTTCTTCCATCTGCGGTGGTTCTGCTATTGCAGCTACCGCACCCGTCATCCATGCCAACGATGAGGAAGTCGCACAGGCCATGTCCACCATTTTCTTCTTCAATGTACTGGCCGCCATTTTCTTTCCCATGCTGGGGACAGCGCTCGGCATGGATACGCTCTCCGGGGAAGGATTCGGAATTTTTGCCGGAACGGCAGTCAATGATACTTCTTCAGTGACGGCGACGGCAGCAACCTGGGACAGCATGTGGAACCTGGGCACACAGACGCTTGATAAGGCTGTGACGGTGAAATTGACTCGTACGCTCGCAATTATCCCGATTACAGTCATTCTTGCCTGGTATCGTTCCCGCAAGGCGCAGACGGGTTCTGAAGGCGTCTCCGTAAAGAGTGTATTCCCGATGTTTATTCTTTACTTTGTTATCGCTTCCATCATTACGACGGTTTGTTCCGGCATGGGAGTGCCTGCCTCGTTCTTTGCACCGCTCAAAACGCTGAGCAAATTTTTCATTGTCCTCGCTATGGCTGCTATCGGTCTCAATACAAACCTTGTGACGCTCATCAAAAAAGGCGGCAAGCCTATTTTCCTGGGAGCTTGCTGCTGGCTGGGCATTACAGTCATGAGTCTGTTTATGCAGCATGTGATGGGATTGTGGTAG